The genomic window AATCTGGTCTCGAACTTGTCGCACTTGTTGGTTGAGCGTTCCTGCTGATTCAGGAATTTGCTCGAACTCGTTGAGTGCGTGGTTATACAGTTGCCTACAAGTATCTCGGTGATAGTCCAGCGCCTCTCGCTGGTCTTCTGTTGGGTGGAGTCGATACCTGTAGGTATAGTGCATTGTTACTGATTTCTCTCTTCAA from Candidatus Afararchaeum irisae includes these protein-coding regions:
- a CDS encoding helix-turn-helix domain-containing protein translates to MHYTYRYRLHPTEDQREALDYHRDTCRQLYNHALNEFEQIPESAGTLNQQVRQVRDQI